A region from the Enterobacter roggenkampii genome encodes:
- a CDS encoding outer membrane protein, with the protein MNYQQTVGLTALGILFFVATANAEDCQISLSQPVVDYHEMRRDNIDKTQQNWHKMADRTLNVNVYCPQPQQMAVLLQGTAGDKGRFTFGQSGGMAVKIDDMTIDGKNYTVGKTVDQLGFTPQSGTPSPFYVRNNEAVIAVDNNQVPSGQQMNFRVTLSPVLDDNAFSRITDQTVLESDLTWTLLTR; encoded by the coding sequence ATGAATTATCAACAAACAGTAGGATTAACAGCGCTGGGGATACTTTTCTTCGTGGCGACTGCAAATGCGGAAGATTGCCAAATATCGCTTTCGCAGCCGGTGGTGGATTACCATGAAATGCGTCGAGATAATATCGATAAAACCCAGCAGAACTGGCACAAAATGGCGGACCGTACCCTCAACGTTAATGTTTACTGTCCGCAGCCGCAGCAAATGGCGGTGTTGTTACAGGGGACGGCAGGCGATAAAGGGCGCTTCACATTCGGCCAGTCTGGCGGGATGGCGGTTAAAATCGATGATATGACCATCGACGGTAAAAATTACACCGTCGGCAAAACGGTCGATCAGCTCGGTTTTACTCCGCAAAGCGGCACGCCTTCGCCGTTTTATGTGCGTAATAATGAAGCGGTTATTGCGGTTGATAATAATCAGGTGCCTTCAGGCCAGCAGATGAATTTCCGGGTCACGCTATCACCTGTGCTGGATGACAATGCGTTTAGCCGCATCACCGATCAAACCGTACTGGAAAGTGACTTAACCTGGACTCTGCTGACGAGGTAG
- a CDS encoding fimbrial biogenesis usher protein, whose amino-acid sequence MMFDSASVLAREVTFDTGVMKTLGLSSDLNHYFAEAPRFLPGTHSVNVKVNGDDRGMAAVRFNKDGVLCFDNDLLDFAGLMPVPLKAGEACHNIRDDYPKAVINALPNQEAVELYLPPEAVNSLSSDIRNFQHGGAAGMLNYSLFSTRNEYGGSDKTRYSQANLEAGFNAFDWSLRSNYILTDDNGKKNADSIYTYAEHVFVPQKLTMQVGEINAMSNVLSGIPITGIQLMPTSGLTKDGSGVSVSGIARSSQARVEIRQNNQLIFSTLVPAGPFTLDDVPVARNNVDLDVSVVESDGSTNHFIVPAAAVKQRNLSRPQGLTVSAGQVRSIDSDYSDPLVMNVSDGWRIFPWMNLLASGTAAQDYQAAGGRTDFLISDLWSVSTTVAASKESFGDSNSGLKTELGSDLTLSSHVSLSTSATHYSGGYREMAEAMDDDYQGYDNAYSGSIRFSSGLAGVFSAGFNYNQSSGNSEDSRYLLLSWGKTFKYASVTANWQSAVGNVDDDQDDEMLYINVSIPLSPGQSVSTYMRKQGDNTTYGVANSGSLGENTHYYIAADRDQSSSDNSFNGNLNTNLHYTQLSVGGGSNGDHQRNYNATLAGGIAMHKNGVTFSPYAIRDTFAIARLSEKKSGVEIATPQGTVWTDAWGQAVVPSLNEWRNSRIEVDANKLPQNMTLANGTRYIAAGHASVSELDFKVLNSRRVMLRMKQTDGQPLRKGLAIVDEKDNYIVTVVDDGHVFINDADQLPALYAMDANNNRLCKLDFALPEKRNEDAFYEEVNGVCR is encoded by the coding sequence ATGATGTTTGACTCCGCCTCCGTACTCGCAAGGGAAGTGACGTTTGATACGGGGGTAATGAAAACGCTGGGGTTATCGAGCGACTTGAACCATTATTTCGCTGAAGCACCGCGTTTTCTGCCCGGAACCCATTCCGTGAACGTTAAAGTGAATGGTGATGATCGCGGAATGGCCGCCGTCCGTTTCAATAAGGACGGCGTGCTGTGTTTTGATAACGATCTGCTTGATTTCGCAGGCCTCATGCCAGTCCCCCTGAAGGCAGGCGAGGCGTGCCACAACATCCGCGACGACTACCCGAAAGCGGTAATCAACGCGTTGCCAAACCAGGAAGCCGTTGAGTTGTATCTGCCGCCTGAAGCGGTAAACAGCCTGTCGTCGGATATCCGAAACTTCCAGCACGGCGGTGCCGCCGGGATGCTCAACTATTCGCTTTTCAGCACCCGTAACGAATATGGCGGTAGCGACAAAACCCGCTATTCGCAGGCCAATCTGGAAGCGGGTTTTAACGCATTTGACTGGTCGCTTCGCAGTAATTACATCCTGACGGATGACAATGGCAAGAAAAATGCCGACAGCATTTACACCTACGCAGAGCATGTTTTTGTCCCGCAGAAGTTAACCATGCAGGTCGGTGAAATTAATGCCATGTCTAATGTGCTGAGCGGCATACCCATTACCGGTATCCAGCTTATGCCGACTAGTGGGCTGACAAAAGACGGCAGCGGCGTCAGCGTGTCAGGCATTGCCCGTTCCTCCCAGGCTCGCGTGGAGATTCGCCAGAACAATCAGCTGATCTTCAGTACGCTCGTGCCCGCGGGACCATTTACGCTGGATGACGTGCCGGTTGCGCGTAACAACGTCGATTTAGACGTTTCCGTCGTAGAGTCGGACGGCTCCACGAATCACTTTATTGTTCCTGCTGCCGCAGTGAAGCAGCGAAATCTTTCTCGCCCGCAGGGGCTTACCGTGTCTGCCGGTCAGGTACGCAGCATCGATAGCGACTACAGCGATCCGCTGGTGATGAACGTTTCCGACGGCTGGCGCATTTTCCCGTGGATGAACCTTCTGGCCTCCGGTACTGCCGCTCAAGATTACCAGGCAGCTGGCGGTCGTACCGATTTTCTTATCAGCGATCTTTGGTCTGTTTCCACGACGGTTGCGGCAAGCAAAGAGTCGTTTGGTGACAGCAACAGTGGACTTAAAACCGAGCTAGGAAGCGATCTTACGCTTTCCTCTCATGTATCGCTTTCCACCAGCGCGACGCACTACAGCGGCGGCTACCGTGAGATGGCAGAAGCGATGGACGATGACTATCAGGGGTACGATAACGCCTACTCCGGCAGCATACGTTTCTCATCCGGTCTGGCAGGCGTTTTCTCAGCAGGCTTCAACTATAACCAGAGCAGCGGGAACTCTGAGGATTCCCGCTATCTGCTTCTGTCGTGGGGTAAGACATTTAAATATGCCAGCGTTACCGCCAACTGGCAAAGCGCTGTGGGCAACGTCGATGACGACCAGGATGATGAAATGCTGTACATCAACGTCAGCATTCCGCTGAGTCCGGGGCAGTCTGTCAGCACTTACATGCGCAAGCAGGGCGACAATACCACTTACGGTGTGGCCAACAGCGGTTCGCTGGGCGAAAACACACACTACTATATCGCCGCCGATCGTGACCAGTCGTCCAGCGATAATAGCTTCAACGGTAACCTTAACACCAACCTGCATTATACCCAGCTGAGCGTGGGTGGTGGCAGCAACGGTGATCACCAGCGTAACTATAACGCCACCCTGGCGGGCGGCATCGCTATGCACAAAAATGGCGTGACGTTCTCGCCGTATGCGATTCGCGATACCTTTGCGATTGCCAGACTGAGCGAGAAGAAAAGCGGGGTAGAAATCGCTACGCCACAGGGTACGGTCTGGACCGATGCCTGGGGACAGGCGGTTGTACCTTCGCTAAACGAGTGGCGCAATTCGCGTATAGAAGTGGATGCCAACAAACTGCCGCAGAATATGACGCTGGCAAACGGCACCCGATATATCGCCGCAGGTCACGCTTCAGTCAGCGAGCTTGATTTCAAGGTGCTGAACAGCCGACGTGTGATGCTGCGTATGAAGCAAACCGATGGTCAGCCGCTGAGAAAAGGGCTGGCAATCGTGGATGAGAAGGACAACTACATTGTGACGGTCGTTGATGATGGTCATGTCTTTATCAACGATGCGGATCAGTTACCGGCGCTGTACGCCATGGACGCCAACAACAATCGTTTGTGCAAACTCGATTTCGCTCTTCCTGAGAAACGCAATGAAGACGCCTTCTATGAAGAAGTAAACGGAGTATGCCGATGA
- a CDS encoding fimbria/pilus chaperone family protein, protein MQCIRSNIFKTLFTVALFSANFAVHAEGMVPETSLLIIDEATHSGTINVKNTDSHPSLLYTNVVDLPDDQGLKLIVTQPVVRLEPGQTQQLRFILQSKQPLDVEHLKRVTFDGIPPKNDDKKIKIGINIRQDIPVLIRPATLGVVTDAWKYLKWSTVGSSVKVTNPSKYVVRLAQKVVLQPSGANATLSKTYLLPGETMTAALNKTSSGDIHVKFFPASRYGIEVPSFTSELNK, encoded by the coding sequence ATGCAATGCATAAGGTCGAATATATTTAAAACACTTTTTACTGTCGCTTTATTTTCCGCCAATTTTGCGGTGCATGCAGAAGGTATGGTGCCAGAAACCAGCCTGCTAATTATTGATGAAGCCACACACAGCGGTACCATTAACGTAAAAAATACGGATTCACACCCATCCTTATTATATACGAACGTTGTAGACCTGCCGGACGACCAGGGGCTTAAGTTGATCGTCACGCAGCCTGTGGTTCGCCTTGAGCCGGGCCAAACGCAGCAGCTTCGTTTTATTTTGCAAAGCAAGCAGCCGCTGGATGTTGAGCATTTAAAACGCGTCACATTTGACGGTATTCCACCAAAAAATGACGATAAAAAAATTAAAATTGGCATTAATATTCGCCAGGATATTCCAGTGCTAATACGCCCGGCTACGCTGGGGGTCGTGACGGATGCGTGGAAATACCTCAAATGGTCTACGGTCGGATCTTCTGTAAAAGTAACCAACCCAAGTAAGTACGTTGTTCGTCTGGCACAAAAAGTCGTATTACAACCTTCAGGCGCAAACGCCACGCTTTCCAAAACTTACCTTCTGCCAGGTGAGACGATGACGGCTGCGTTGAACAAAACGAGCAGCGGTGATATCCACGTTAAATTTTTCCCGGCCAGCCGTTATGGCATTGAAGTGCCGAGTTTTACCTCAGAATTAAATAAATAA
- a CDS encoding DUF1120 domain-containing protein: protein MKKVLLATALSLCVTSAFAADPSAVLKVKGTLTNAACTPVLSNGGTVDYGTINLGSLNASAVNQLGQKNIDLTINCTAATKVSWNMVDDRADTNAGLTVENGMFGGGIIKGASQTYGVGKTAGGVNIGSYALLVKVDSVTADGAAVDPIYQQNATGTWTKSTNGSSQGSHIRDFTVASAGSLDPLAFQTATFPLATSLALQDTTTLAITDDTQLDGQLTISLRYL from the coding sequence GTGAAAAAAGTTTTACTCGCTACTGCGCTTTCTCTGTGTGTGACTTCAGCATTTGCTGCAGACCCTTCAGCTGTACTGAAGGTTAAAGGTACGCTGACGAATGCAGCATGTACGCCAGTATTAAGCAACGGCGGTACTGTTGACTACGGTACAATTAATTTGGGCAGTCTGAACGCTTCTGCTGTCAACCAGTTGGGACAGAAGAATATCGATTTGACCATTAACTGCACCGCAGCAACAAAAGTGTCCTGGAATATGGTTGACGATCGCGCTGATACTAACGCGGGTCTGACCGTAGAAAACGGTATGTTTGGTGGTGGTATTATTAAAGGCGCTAGCCAAACTTACGGTGTGGGCAAAACCGCGGGTGGCGTTAACATTGGCTCTTACGCTCTGCTAGTTAAAGTAGACAGCGTAACGGCTGATGGTGCTGCGGTAGATCCAATCTATCAGCAGAACGCGACGGGTACCTGGACCAAATCCACCAACGGTTCTTCTCAGGGCAGCCATATTCGTGACTTCACCGTTGCGTCTGCAGGTTCTCTGGATCCGCTGGCCTTCCAGACCGCGACCTTCCCGCTGGCAACTTCACTGGCTCTTCAGGACACCACAACTCTGGCGATTACGGACGATACTCAGCTTGACGGTCAGTTGACCATCAGCCTGCGTTATCTGTAA
- the sspB gene encoding ClpXP protease specificity-enhancing factor translates to MEMSQLTPRRPYLLRAFYEWLLDNQLTPHLVVDVTLPGVLVPMEYARDGQIVLNIAPRAVGNLELANDEVRFNARFGGVPRQVSVPLAAVLAIYARENGAGTMFEPEAAYDEDVASLNDDNASDERESDTVMSIIDGDKPDHQDDNDPDDDPPPRGGRPALRVVK, encoded by the coding sequence GTGGAAATGTCACAACTTACCCCACGCCGTCCGTATCTGCTGCGCGCCTTCTATGAATGGCTGCTGGATAACCAGCTCACGCCGCACCTGGTTGTGGATGTGACGTTGCCGGGCGTGCTGGTTCCAATGGAATACGCACGTGACGGACAGATTGTACTGAACATCGCCCCGCGCGCGGTGGGTAACCTGGAGTTGGCAAACGATGAGGTGCGCTTCAACGCGCGTTTCGGCGGCGTACCGCGCCAGGTTTCCGTACCGCTGGCTGCTGTGCTGGCTATCTACGCGCGTGAAAACGGTGCGGGTACCATGTTCGAGCCGGAAGCGGCATATGATGAAGACGTTGCCAGCCTGAATGATGACAATGCATCTGATGAGCGTGAAAGCGACACGGTGATGTCAATTATCGATGGCGACAAACCCGATCATCAAGATGACAATGACCCTGATGACGATCCGCCTCCGCGCGGTGGTCGCCCAGCGCTACGCGTTGTGAAATAA
- the sspA gene encoding stringent starvation protein SspA: MAVAANKRSVMTLFSGPTDIYSHQVRIVLAEKGVSFEIEHVEKDNPPQDLIDLNPSQSVPTLVDRELTLWESRIIMEYLDERFPHPPLMPVYPVARGESRLYMQRIEKDWYSLMNVITSGSAAEADAARKQLREELLAIAPVFGQKPFFLSDEFSLVDCYLAPLLWRLPILGVEFSGPGAKELKGYMTRVFERDSFLASLTEPEREMRLGRG, translated from the coding sequence ATGGCTGTCGCTGCCAACAAACGTTCGGTAATGACGCTGTTTTCTGGTCCTACTGACATTTATAGCCATCAGGTTCGTATCGTGCTGGCCGAGAAGGGTGTCAGTTTTGAGATCGAGCATGTGGAAAAGGATAACCCGCCTCAGGATCTGATCGATCTCAACCCGAGCCAAAGCGTACCGACGCTGGTGGATCGCGAGCTGACCCTGTGGGAATCCCGTATCATTATGGAATACCTGGATGAGCGTTTCCCGCATCCGCCGCTGATGCCTGTTTACCCTGTTGCGCGTGGTGAAAGCCGCCTGTACATGCAGCGTATCGAGAAAGACTGGTATTCGCTGATGAACGTGATCACCAGCGGATCCGCTGCGGAAGCCGACGCTGCGCGTAAGCAACTGCGTGAAGAGCTGCTGGCAATCGCCCCGGTGTTTGGTCAGAAACCGTTCTTCCTGAGCGATGAATTCAGCCTGGTGGATTGCTACCTGGCACCGCTGCTGTGGCGTCTGCCAATCCTGGGCGTAGAGTTCAGCGGTCCTGGCGCGAAAGAGCTGAAGGGCTACATGACTCGCGTCTTTGAGCGCGACTCTTTCCTGGCATCTTTAACTGAACCGGAACGTGAAATGCGTCTCGGCCGAGGCTAA
- the rpsI gene encoding 30S ribosomal protein S9 yields MAENQYYGTGRRKSSAARVFIKPGSGKIVINQRSLEQYFGRETARMVVRQPLELVDMVEKLDLYITVKGGGISGQAGAIRHGITRALMEYDESLRSELRKAGFVTRDARQVERKKVGLRKARRRPQFSKR; encoded by the coding sequence ATGGCTGAAAATCAATACTACGGCACTGGTCGCCGCAAAAGTTCCGCAGCTCGCGTTTTCATCAAACCGGGCAGTGGTAAAATCGTAATCAACCAGCGTTCTCTGGAACAGTACTTCGGTCGCGAAACTGCCCGCATGGTAGTTCGCCAGCCGCTGGAACTGGTTGATATGGTAGAAAAACTGGATCTGTACATCACCGTTAAAGGTGGTGGTATCTCCGGTCAGGCAGGTGCGATCCGTCACGGTATCACCCGCGCTCTGATGGAGTACGACGAATCCCTGCGTTCTGAACTGCGTAAAGCTGGCTTCGTTACTCGTGACGCGCGTCAGGTTGAACGTAAGAAAGTGGGTCTGCGTAAAGCACGTCGTCGTCCACAGTTCTCCAAACGTTAA
- the rplM gene encoding 50S ribosomal protein L13 — MKTFTAKPETVQRDWYVVDATGKTLGRLATELARRLRGKHKAEYTPHVDTGDYIIVLNADKVAVTGNKRTDKMYYHHTGHIGGIKEATFEEMIARRPERVIEIAVKGMLPKGPLGRAMFRKLKVYAGNEHNHAAQQPQVLDI; from the coding sequence ATGAAAACTTTTACAGCTAAACCAGAAACCGTACAGCGCGACTGGTATGTTGTTGACGCGACCGGTAAAACTCTGGGCCGTCTGGCTACTGAACTGGCTCGTCGCCTGCGCGGTAAGCACAAAGCGGAATACACTCCGCACGTTGATACCGGTGATTACATCATCGTTCTGAACGCTGACAAAGTTGCTGTTACCGGCAACAAGCGTACTGACAAAATGTACTACCACCACACCGGCCACATCGGTGGTATCAAAGAAGCGACCTTTGAAGAGATGATTGCCCGCCGTCCTGAGCGTGTGATTGAAATCGCGGTTAAAGGCATGCTGCCAAAAGGCCCGCTGGGTCGTGCTATGTTCCGTAAACTGAAAGTTTACGCAGGCAACGAGCACAACCACGCGGCACAGCAACCGCAAGTTCTTGACATCTAA
- the zapE gene encoding cell division protein ZapE, with amino-acid sequence MQNLSPASRYQLALNEGTHQPDDVQREAVSRLEMIYQELTAKPAETEQNGGLKAAFGRLLGKKAPQAHAPVRGLYMWGGVGRGKTWLMDMFYQSLPGARKQRLHFHRFMLRVHEELTALQGKSDPLEIVADRFKAETDVLCFDEFFVSDITDAMLLGGLMKALFARGITLVATSNIPPDELYRNGLQRARFLPAIDAIKQHCDIMNVDAGVDYRLRTLTQAHLWLSPLNAETTREMDKLWLALAGAKREHAPELEINHRPLPTLGVENQTLAVSFTTLCVDARSQHDYIALSRLFHTVMVLDVPVMTRLMESEARRFIAMVDEFYERHVKLVISAEVPLYEIYQGERLKFEFQRCLSRLQEMQSEEYLKLEHMP; translated from the coding sequence ATGCAAAACCTGTCCCCTGCATCGCGATATCAACTGGCCCTAAACGAGGGCACTCATCAGCCGGATGACGTACAGCGTGAGGCGGTAAGTCGTCTGGAGATGATTTATCAGGAACTCACGGCCAAACCCGCTGAAACCGAACAGAATGGTGGGCTAAAGGCGGCATTTGGACGGTTGCTCGGAAAAAAAGCGCCACAGGCCCACGCGCCGGTGCGCGGTCTTTATATGTGGGGCGGGGTCGGTCGCGGAAAAACCTGGCTGATGGACATGTTCTACCAGAGCCTGCCGGGGGCGCGTAAACAGCGTCTGCACTTCCACCGCTTTATGCTGCGTGTGCATGAAGAGCTGACTGCGCTGCAGGGTAAAAGCGATCCGCTGGAGATTGTGGCCGACAGGTTCAAGGCGGAAACGGACGTGCTCTGCTTCGATGAATTTTTTGTGTCTGACATCACCGATGCCATGCTGTTAGGCGGCCTGATGAAAGCGCTTTTTGCCCGCGGGATCACGCTGGTGGCCACGTCGAATATTCCGCCGGATGAGCTTTACCGCAACGGCCTGCAGCGGGCACGCTTCCTGCCTGCCATCGACGCCATTAAGCAGCATTGTGACATTATGAACGTTGATGCCGGTGTCGATTATCGCCTGCGCACCTTAACCCAGGCGCACCTGTGGCTCTCGCCGTTAAATGCAGAGACCACCCGCGAGATGGATAAACTCTGGCTGGCGCTGGCGGGGGCAAAACGCGAACACGCCCCGGAACTCGAGATTAACCATCGCCCGCTGCCAACGCTCGGCGTTGAAAACCAAACGCTGGCGGTCTCCTTTACGACGCTGTGCGTTGATGCCCGCAGCCAGCACGACTACATTGCGCTTTCACGTCTGTTCCACACCGTGATGGTGCTGGATGTGCCGGTGATGACGCGGCTGATGGAGAGCGAGGCGCGGCGCTTCATCGCGATGGTGGACGAGTTTTACGAGCGCCACGTTAAGCTGGTGATTAGCGCCGAGGTTCCTTTATATGAGATCTACCAGGGGGAGCGGCTAAAGTTTGAGTTCCAGCGCTGCCTGTCTCGCCTGCAGGAGATGCAGAGCGAGGAATACCTGAAGCTGGAGCATATGCCATAA
- the zapG gene encoding Z-ring associated protein ZapG, with product MTWEYALIGLVVGIVIGAVAMRFGNRKLRQQQSLQYELEKNKAELEEYREELVSHFARSAELLDNMATDYRQLYQHMAKSSSSLLPEMTAETNPFRNRLADSEAGNDQAPVQMPRDYSDGASGLLRGGVKRD from the coding sequence ATGACCTGGGAATATGCGCTAATCGGTTTAGTCGTCGGCATCGTCATCGGTGCTGTGGCCATGCGTTTCGGTAATCGCAAATTGCGTCAGCAGCAGTCACTGCAGTACGAACTGGAAAAGAACAAAGCCGAGCTGGAAGAGTATCGTGAAGAGCTGGTCAGCCATTTTGCCCGTAGCGCCGAGCTGCTGGACAACATGGCGACCGACTATCGTCAGCTGTATCAGCATATGGCAAAAAGCTCCAGCAGCCTGCTGCCAGAAATGACGGCGGAAACCAATCCGTTCCGCAACCGTCTGGCAGACTCTGAAGCCGGTAACGACCAGGCGCCTGTTCAGATGCCTCGCGACTATTCAGACGGCGCGTCCGGCCTGCTGCGCGGCGGTGTAAAACGCGATTAA
- the degQ gene encoding serine endoprotease DegQ, giving the protein MKKKNQLLSAIALSVGLSLSASVPVFAALPSQVPGQAAIPSLAPMLEKVLPAVVSVQVEGTAVQSQRVPEELKKYFGDESPDQQAQPFEGLGSGVIIDAAKGYILTNNHVISQADKISVQLNDGREFDAKLIGGDDQSDIALLQVQNPSNLTQIAIADSDKLRVGDFAVAVGNPFGLGQTATSGIVSALGRSGLNLEGLENFIQTDASINRGNSGGALLNLNGELIGINTAILAPGGGSIGIGFAIPSNMAKTLAQQLIQFGEIKRGLLGIKGMEMSADIAKAFNINVQRGAFVSEVLPNSGSAKAGIKSGDVIVSLNDKPLSSFAELRSRIATTEPGAKVKLGLIRDGKPLDVEVTLDKSTSSSASAELIAPALQGATLSDGQLKDGTKGIRIDTVEKSSPAAQAGLHQEDVIIGVNRNRVQSIAELRKVMESKPAVIALQVMRGNESIYILLR; this is encoded by the coding sequence ATGAAGAAAAAAAACCAGCTGTTGAGCGCTATCGCGTTAAGTGTCGGGTTATCTCTCTCGGCGTCCGTCCCTGTATTTGCCGCCCTTCCCTCCCAGGTGCCTGGCCAGGCGGCCATTCCAAGCCTTGCCCCCATGCTGGAAAAAGTGTTGCCTGCGGTGGTCAGCGTTCAGGTTGAGGGCACGGCGGTACAAAGCCAACGCGTCCCTGAAGAACTGAAAAAATATTTTGGCGATGAGTCTCCCGACCAGCAGGCCCAGCCTTTTGAAGGCCTGGGTTCCGGCGTCATTATTGATGCGGCAAAAGGCTACATTCTGACTAACAATCACGTCATCAGCCAGGCCGATAAAATCAGCGTCCAGCTAAACGATGGCCGCGAATTTGATGCCAAACTGATTGGCGGTGATGACCAGAGCGACATTGCGCTGTTGCAGGTACAAAACCCGAGTAACCTGACCCAGATTGCCATCGCAGACTCCGACAAACTGCGCGTCGGTGATTTTGCCGTCGCCGTGGGTAACCCCTTTGGCTTAGGGCAAACCGCCACTTCCGGGATCGTCTCCGCGCTGGGACGCAGCGGCCTCAATCTGGAAGGGCTGGAAAACTTTATCCAGACCGATGCCTCAATCAACCGCGGGAACTCCGGCGGGGCGTTACTTAACCTTAACGGTGAGCTGATTGGGATCAACACAGCCATTCTGGCCCCGGGTGGCGGCAGCATCGGGATCGGTTTTGCGATTCCCAGCAATATGGCCAAAACCCTGGCGCAGCAGCTCATTCAGTTCGGCGAAATCAAACGCGGGCTGCTGGGTATTAAAGGTATGGAGATGAGCGCCGATATCGCCAAAGCGTTCAACATCAACGTACAGCGCGGGGCGTTTGTCAGTGAAGTGCTGCCTAACTCCGGCTCGGCAAAAGCAGGTATCAAATCGGGCGATGTGATCGTCAGCCTCAACGACAAGCCGCTGAGCAGCTTTGCCGAGCTGCGCTCGCGGATAGCGACCACCGAACCCGGCGCCAAAGTGAAGCTGGGTCTGATCCGTGACGGTAAGCCGCTGGACGTTGAAGTGACGCTGGATAAGAGCACCTCCTCCTCTGCCAGTGCGGAGCTGATCGCCCCGGCGCTGCAGGGTGCGACGCTGAGCGATGGACAGCTGAAAGACGGTACGAAAGGCATTCGCATCGACACCGTTGAGAAGAGCAGCCCTGCCGCACAGGCCGGATTGCATCAGGAAGATGTGATCATTGGGGTAAACCGCAATCGCGTGCAGTCCATTGCCGAACTGCGCAAGGTGATGGAGAGTAAACCGGCGGTTATTGCCCTGCAGGTCATGCGCGGCAATGAGTCTATCTATATTCTGTTGCGCTAA
- the degS gene encoding outer membrane-stress sensor serine endopeptidase DegS, producing the protein MLLKLLRSIVIGLIVAGLLLLALPSLRQFNKLSAPQFDSTDETPATYNQAVRRAAPAVVNVYNRGLNTSAHNQLEIRTLGSGVIMDERGYIITNKHVINDADQIIVALQDGRVFEALLVGSDSLTDLAVLKINATGGLPVIPINRKRTPHIGDVVLAIGNPYNLGQTITQGIISATGRIGLNPSGRQNFLQTDASINHGNSGGALVNSLGELMGINTLSFDKSNDGETPEGIGFAIPFQLATKIMDKLIRDGRVIRGYIGIGGREIAPMHTQGGGIDQIQGIVVNEVAPGGPAANAGIQVNDVIVSVNGTPAVSALETMDQVAEIRPGSIIPVEVMRNDKKLTLQVTIQEYPATN; encoded by the coding sequence ATGCTTTTAAAGCTCTTACGTTCTATTGTCATCGGTTTGATTGTCGCTGGCCTGCTGCTGCTGGCGCTGCCGTCTTTACGTCAGTTCAATAAACTGTCGGCCCCTCAGTTCGATAGCACGGATGAAACGCCGGCCACCTATAACCAGGCCGTTCGCCGTGCCGCACCTGCCGTAGTTAACGTCTATAACCGTGGCCTGAATACCTCAGCCCATAACCAGCTGGAGATCCGCACTCTCGGCTCCGGGGTAATCATGGACGAGCGCGGCTACATTATTACCAACAAGCACGTGATAAACGATGCCGACCAGATCATCGTCGCCCTACAGGATGGCCGCGTGTTTGAGGCATTACTCGTTGGCTCTGACAGCCTGACTGACCTTGCCGTCCTGAAGATTAACGCAACGGGCGGTTTGCCGGTCATCCCGATCAACCGTAAACGTACCCCGCATATTGGTGACGTCGTCCTGGCGATTGGTAACCCTTACAACCTGGGCCAGACCATCACCCAGGGGATTATCAGCGCGACCGGGCGTATTGGCCTCAACCCATCCGGGCGGCAGAACTTCCTGCAAACCGATGCCTCCATCAACCACGGTAACTCCGGCGGTGCGCTGGTCAACTCGCTGGGCGAACTGATGGGCATCAACACCCTCTCGTTCGATAAGAGTAACGACGGCGAGACGCCGGAAGGGATCGGCTTTGCCATTCCGTTCCAGCTGGCGACCAAAATTATGGATAAGCTGATCCGCGACGGACGCGTGATCCGCGGCTATATCGGTATCGGTGGCCGTGAAATTGCGCCGATGCATACCCAGGGTGGCGGGATCGATCAGATCCAGGGCATCGTGGTGAACGAGGTGGCGCCAGGGGGTCCGGCGGCCAACGCGGGGATTCAGGTCAATGACGTCATTGTGTCGGTTAACGGCACGCCGGCGGTTTCTGCGCTGGAGACGATGGACCAGGTGGCAGAAATTCGCCCGGGCTCTATCATCCCTGTTGAAGTCATGCGCAACGATAAGAAACTGACGCTGCAGGTCACCATTCAGGAATATCCGGCAACGAACTGA